The nucleotide window CGGTGACCAAGGGACTGCTGCTGACCTTCCGGGCCAAAGCCGGCCACGAAACCGATGTGCAGCAATTTTTGCGCGAAGCCAAGCCGTATGTCCTGGACGAACCAAAGACCACCGCCTGGTTCGCGCTGCACTTCGACGATGGCACGTACGGTATTTTCGACGTGTTTCCCGACGCAGCGGGGCGTTTTTCGCACCTGACCGGCCACGTGCCGAGAGAACTGGCCAAGCATGCCCTGACACTCATGGGGAGCGTGCCGGACCTGGACATGCTGAACGTCGTGGCGGAAAACCTCTTCCGCTGAACATCCGGGCGCAGGTCCATCCCGTATCGTCGCCGGTTTCATCAGGTGAAAAGGTATAGGCCATGTCATACGACCGTCCCTCAGACGCCGTCGTGGTAGGCTCGGGACCCAACGGGCTGGCTGCCGCCATAGCGCTGGCCCGCGCCGGCATGACGGTCACCGTTTTCGAAAAGGCAGATACCATCGGCGGCGGAACCCGTACCGAACCCCTGACCCTGCCCGGTTTTCTCCACGATGTCTGTTCGGCCGTCCATCCTCTGGGAGCGGCCTCTCCTTTCCTGCAAACGCTCCCCCTTCAGGCATATGGCCTCGAATGGATCCACCCCGAGGTCCAGCTCGCCCATCCCCTGCCCGACGGCACTGCCGTTCTGCTGCATCGGAACCTCCTGGAAACGGCGGCCGGTCTGGGCCAGGATGCCGCCAATTACCGGTGCCTGATGGAACCGCTGGTCAGGAACTGGCCGGCCCTGGCGCGCGACCTGCTGGCACCACTGCATGTTCCCCGCCATCCACTGCTGGTGGCCGGTTTCGGGCTAAGGGGCGTACTCTCGGCCGATTTTCTGGGACGGCAGGCCTTTGGCACCCCTTCGGCCCGGGCCCTCTTTGCCGGTATGGCGGCCCACTCCTTCCTGCCGCTCGATACTCCTCTCTCCGCCGCTTTCGGGCTGATCCTGGCCACGCTCGGCCATGTTGCCGGATGGCCTTTAGCCAAAGGGGGGTCCGCCTCCATCACTACGGCCATGGCCTCCTATTTCGGTTCCCTGGGGGGAAAGATCGTGCTGTCGCGGGAAATCACCTCTCTGGGAGAGCTTCCGCCGGCACCGATCGCGATCCTGGACATCACCCCCCGTCAGTTGCTGCGCATGGGGGGGCACAGCTTCAAGGCGTCGTACCGCCGCAGCCTGGAACGCTACCGCTATGGCCCCGGCGTCTTCAAAGTCGATTGGGCTCTGGATGGCCCGATTCCCTGGAGGGCGGCCGGGTGCAGACGGGCTGCAACGGTCCACGTGGGGGGTACGGCGGTCCAG belongs to Geobacter sp. SVR and includes:
- a CDS encoding NAD(P)/FAD-dependent oxidoreductase, encoding MSYDRPSDAVVVGSGPNGLAAAIALARAGMTVTVFEKADTIGGGTRTEPLTLPGFLHDVCSAVHPLGAASPFLQTLPLQAYGLEWIHPEVQLAHPLPDGTAVLLHRNLLETAAGLGQDAANYRCLMEPLVRNWPALARDLLAPLHVPRHPLLVAGFGLRGVLSADFLGRQAFGTPSARALFAGMAAHSFLPLDTPLSAAFGLILATLGHVAGWPLAKGGSASITTAMASYFGSLGGKIVLSREITSLGELPPAPIAILDITPRQLLRMGGHSFKASYRRSLERYRYGPGVFKVDWALDGPIPWRAAGCRRAATVHVGGTAVQIAAGEREVWQRIHPELPFVLVVQPSLFDPSRAPAGKETAWAYCHVPNGSTADMTERIETQVERFAPGFRDLILARHTRTCEEYEQYNPNFIGGDINGGVQDLRQFLARPTLFSPYRTPLRGVYLCSSGTPPGGGVHGMCGFHAAMQALSDIGLGRNGHGR